The proteins below come from a single Aspergillus oryzae RIB40 DNA, chromosome 5 genomic window:
- a CDS encoding uncharacterized protein (predicted protein): MWNMTLLAIGLFFLRRTGSIRNYPQFYSLFEFPIRTRSKKMQIHQLVLFSFVGLAASAPVAEDKRSGILDGYESAGDMDFPNAPKNEPTQEPDRLFNGIYIPHTIEWKIPPHRRSEAETDLSSGGAKETEDDIEDYIVATMKELYRIRKNGDNPFIDGFSSSKLCPYNTKSCLGIFERIFSETFANLPQGVKPLEKWSYLPPETRHGSQPHWRIPLIVLCHLRSIDFIQNDDGTAPKHLIKVMVLKYTTQTSFLCHKTSHPKMRFQQFALFSLVALAAAVPLSAKDNRVKLASEASLSRKNEYSDISARATIPGIRGEKVNLILRGETAANGTGHGSGGEGGKQGGGGNGGGKDEEGEEGGEGEEDEEGDDEEGDDEEGEGGDGGKGDDGKGEEGHKGPHGGKHGHGDEHGQEGRHGQGGEHGQGGKHGQEGEQSEGGQHGHGNKHGQEGQHSKGGEHGQEEQDGSNGQEAKGNMQRANQSR, encoded by the exons ATGTGGAATATGACGCTGCTGGCCAttggccttttcttcttgcgaCGCACCGGCTCCATAAGAAATTATCCACAGTTCTACTCTTTGTTCGAATTTCCGATCCG GACT AGAAGTAAGAAAATGCAGATCCACCAGCTAGTCCTGTTCTCCTTCGTTGGACTTGCAGCTTCTGCGCCTGTTGCGGAAGATAAGCGCAGTGGCATTCTAGATG GCTACGAGTCAGCCGGTGATATGGACTTTCCCAACGCCCCCAAGAATGAGCCCACCCAAGAGCCAGACAGGTTGTTCAATGGAATCTATATACCTCACACCATCGAATGGAAAATCCCCCCTCATAGACGCTCGGAAGCTGAAACGGACTTGTCATCCGGTGGCGCCAAGGAGACCGAGGACGATATCGAGGACTA CATTGTTGCAACTATGAAAGAGCTATACCGTATTCGGAAGAATGGTGACAATCCTTTCATTGACGGCTTCTCGTCCTCGAAACTGTGCCCCT ATAATACCAAGAGCTGTCTGGGTATTTTCGAAAGGATATTCAGTGAAACCTTTGCCAATTTACCTCAAGG GGTCAAGCCACTAGAGAAATGGTCGTACTTACCCCCTGAGACGAGGCATGGCAGCCAACCACACTGGCGTATCCCCTT AATCGTCCTCTGTCACTTGAGGTCAATTGACTTTATCCAAAACGACGATGGTACTGCTCCTAA GCACTTAATTAAGGTTATGG TCCTCAAGTACACCACCCAAacctctttcctttgccacAAGACCTCCCACCCCAAAATGAGATTTCAACAGTTCGCTCTCTTCAGCTTGGTGGCTCTGGCAGCCGCGGTTCCTCTTTCTGCGAAGGATAACCGTGTCAAGCTTGCATCGG AAGCCTCTCTGTCTCGTAAGAATGAGTACAGCGATATCTCCGCTCGTGCCACTATCCCTGGTATCAGGGGCGAGAAAGTCAATTTGATTCTTCGCGGTGAAACGGCCGCAAACGGTACTGGACATGGcagtggtggtgagggtggcAAGCAGGGCGGAGGAGGCAACGGAGGcggaaaggatgaagaaggtgaagaaggcggagagggtgaagaagatgaagaaggtgatgatgaggagggcgatgacgaggagggtgagggtggtgatggtggaaAAGGTGATGATGGAAAAGGTGAAGAGGGCCATAAGGGTCCACACGGCGGCAAGCACGGTCATGGAGACGAGCACGGTCAGGAAGGCCGGCACGGTCAAGGAGGCGAGCATGGTCAAGGAGGTAAGCACGGTCAGGAAGGTGAGCAAAGTGAGGGAGGCCAGCACGGTCACGGAAACAAACATGGCCAGGAAGGCCAGCATAGTAAAGGAGGTGAGCACGGTCAGGAAGAACAGGATGGAAGCAACGGCCAAGAGGCCAAAGGAAATATGCAGAGAGCCAACCAAAGCCGCTAA
- a CDS encoding cytochrome P450 (cytochrome P450 CYP4/CYP19/CYP26 subfamilies), with product MAAADSISITIDGKSVREISGPKGLPIVGNFFEIYPDHLGNHQRLFEQYGPIIKTTNMGRTVYQTNDPQLSSIIFSETDFFTKKINEAHPLHAIKNQQAGVFLGDTDTPEWRAAHKFLPPALGPKAVRHYAPTMQQTVEDAFKVFDHFDENGEAWNVYQYMLKLGSQAVGKLVLGIDFNHFSSPDAPPHELIQIIAESLSLNKKVTARGDWYAKLPFGDPQRLRNMRYRIFDIVDQSIQNASRNGVEDLPLQDAALKASNMIDYAVRATDNKGEKLPKTSLIQSLVVATGAGFTTTSSLLSWLIYSLVTYPGVQDRLLQELIDNDITEDTQITADLTDRLTFMDKLIKETQRRHNPSYQPARTAKVDMILPGGYKLPEESVVVGALHHLHNNPEVWSNPTRFDPDRWDTEEVKNRHKAAYIPFATGPRMCIGFNFALQEVKVFLPKLVYRYKFTKENDGPIEYDPMFQLIRPNNLYVRAERRVKWPPKSESATTRASL from the exons ATGGCTGCAGCC GATTCCATTAGCATTACGATTGATGGTAAATCCGTGCGAGAAATTTCCGGCCCTAAAGGACTTCCAATCGTTGGCAATTTCTTCGAAATCTATCCCGACCACCTAGGAAACCATCAACGATTGTTTGAACAGTACGGACCCATAATCAAGACAACGAACATGGGACGTACAGTCTACCAAACCAACGACCCACAATTGTCATCTATCATTTTCTCAGAAACCGATTTCTTCACCAAGAAGATTAACGAAGCTCACCCGCTCCATGCGATCAAGAACCAACAAGCCGGTGTGTTCCTAGGAGATACTGACACTCCGGAGTGGAGAGCGGCACATAAGTTCCTTCCCCCAGCATTGGGCCCTAAGGCTGTTCGGCATTATGCCCCTACAATGCAACAGACAGTCGAAGATGCTTTCAAAGTATTCGATCATTTTGACGAGAACGGCGAGGCTTGGAACGTCTACCAATATATGCTTAAACTTGGATCCCAAGCTGTTGGAAAGCTTGTACTCGGCATCGATTTCAATCACTTCTCCTCTCCGGATGCACCTCCCCATGAACTTATTCAGATCATTGCGGAGTCGCTGTCTTTGAATAAGAAGGTAACCGCAAGGGGTGATTGGTATGCGAAGCTGCCGTTTGGCGATCCGCAGCGGTTGAGAAATATGCGCTATCGTATCTTCGACATAGTGGACCAGTCGATCCAGAATGCCAGCCGTAACggggttgaagatcttccacTTCAAGACGCTGCCTTGAAGGCCTCTAACATGATCG ACTATGCCGTCCGAGCCACCGACAACAAGGGTGAAAAGCTGCCTAAAACAAGTCTGATCCAGTCCTTAGTTGTTGCAACCGGAGCTGGCTTTACTACAACGAGCTCTTTATTGTCTTGGTTGATATACAGTCTTGTTACGTACCCAGGTGTTCAGGATCGCTTACTGCAAGAGCTGATCGACAACGATATTACCGAGGACACCCAGATAACAGCAGACTTGACAGACCGGTTAACATTCATGGATAAATTGATCAAAGAAACTCAGCGTCGCCATAACCCATCTTATCAGCCCGCACGGACCGCCAAGGTCGACATGATCTTACCTGGAGGTTATAAGCTACCTGAGGAATCTGTGGTAGTCGGTGCTCTTCATCACCTTCACAATAACCCGGAAGTCTGGAGCAACCCAACCAGATTTGACCCTGACCGATGGGACACAGAGGAGGTAAAGAACAGACACAAGGCCGCCTATATCCCCTTTGCTACTGGTCCACGCATGTGCATTGGCTTCAACTTTGCACTACAAGAAGTCAAAGTATTCTTGCCCAAGCTAGTATATCGTTACAAATTCACGAAGGAGAATGATGGGCCCATCGAGTACGACCCTATGTTCCAGCTAATCCGGCCCAACAATTTGTACGTGCGCGCCGAACGGCGTGTGAAATGGCCTCCTAAATCAGAGTCTGCGACTACGAGAGCTTCACTTTGA